Proteins encoded together in one Staphylococcus aureus window:
- a CDS encoding ABC-F family ATP-binding cassette domain-containing protein, producing MLQVTDVSLRFGDRKLFEDVNIKFTEGNCYGLIGANGAGKSTFLKILSGELDSQTGHVSLGKNERLAVLKQDHYAYEDERVLDVVIKGHERLYEVMKEKDEIYMKPDFSDEDGIRAAELEGEFAEMNGWNAEADAANLLSGLGIDPTLHDKKMAELENNQKIKVLLAQSLFGEPDVLLLDEPTNGLDIPAISWLEDFLINFDNTVIVVSHDRHFLNNVCTHIADLDFGKIKVYVGNYDFWYQSSQLAQKMAQEQNKKKEEKMKELQDFIARFSANASKSKQATSRKKQLEKIELDDIQPSSRRYPFVKFTPEREIGNDLLIVQNLSKTIDGEKVLDNISFTMNPNDKAILIGDSEIAKTTLLKILAGEMEPDEGSYKWGVTTSLSYFPKDNSEFFEGVNMNLVDWLRQYAPEDEQTETFLRGFLGRMLFSGEEVKKKASVLSGGEKVRCMLSKMMLSSANVLLLDEPTNHLDLESITAVNDGLKSFKGSIIFTSYDFEFINTIANRVIDLNKQGGVSKEIPYEEYLQEIGVLK from the coding sequence ATGTTACAAGTAACTGATGTGAGTTTACGTTTTGGAGATCGTAAACTATTTGAAGATGTAAATATTAAATTTACAGAAGGTAATTGTTATGGATTAATTGGTGCGAATGGTGCAGGTAAATCAACATTCTTAAAAATATTATCTGGTGAATTAGATTCTCAAACAGGACATGTTTCATTAGGGAAAAATGAACGTCTAGCTGTTTTAAAACAGGACCACTATGCTTATGAAGATGAACGCGTGCTTGATGTTGTAATTAAAGGTCACGAACGTCTTTATGAGGTTATGAAAGAAAAAGATGAAATCTATATGAAGCCAGATTTCAGTGATGAAGATGGTATCCGTGCTGCTGAACTTGAAGGTGAATTTGCAGAAATGAATGGTTGGAATGCTGAAGCTGATGCTGCTAACCTTTTATCTGGTTTAGGTATCGATCCAACTTTACACGATAAAAAAATGGCTGAATTAGAAAACAACCAAAAAATTAAAGTATTATTAGCGCAAAGTTTATTCGGTGAACCAGACGTACTATTACTGGATGAGCCTACTAACGGTCTCGATATTCCAGCAATCAGTTGGTTAGAAGATTTCTTAATTAACTTTGATAATACTGTTATCGTAGTATCGCATGACCGTCATTTCTTAAATAATGTATGTACTCATATCGCTGATTTAGACTTCGGTAAAATTAAAGTTTATGTTGGTAACTATGATTTTTGGTATCAATCTAGTCAGTTAGCTCAAAAGATGGCTCAAGAACAAAACAAGAAAAAAGAAGAAAAAATGAAAGAGTTACAGGACTTTATTGCTCGTTTCTCAGCTAACGCTTCTAAATCTAAACAAGCAACAAGTCGTAAAAAACAACTCGAGAAAATTGAATTAGATGATATTCAACCATCATCAAGAAGATATCCTTTCGTTAAATTCACACCTGAGCGCGAAATCGGTAATGACTTACTAATCGTTCAAAATCTATCTAAAACGATTGACGGTGAAAAAGTATTAGATAATATTTCATTCACAATGAATCCAAATGATAAAGCAATTTTAATTGGGGATAGTGAAATTGCGAAAACCACATTGCTTAAAATATTAGCCGGTGAAATGGAACCAGACGAAGGTTCATATAAATGGGGTGTAACAACGTCATTAAGTTACTTCCCTAAAGATAACTCAGAATTCTTTGAGGGCGTTAATATGAACCTTGTAGATTGGTTAAGACAATACGCACCAGAAGATGAGCAAACTGAAACATTTTTACGCGGCTTCTTAGGCCGTATGCTATTTAGTGGAGAAGAAGTTAAGAAAAAAGCTAGTGTACTTTCAGGTGGAGAAAAAGTACGTTGTATGCTAAGTAAAATGATGTTATCAAGTGCAAACGTTCTTTTACTTGATGAACCAACAAACCACTTAGACTTAGAAAGTATTACTGCTGTTAATGATGGACTTAAATCATTCAAAGGTTCTATTATCTTTACTTCATATGACTTTGAATTTATCAATACAATCGCAAACCGTGTTATCGATTTAAATAAACAAGGTGGCGTTTCAAAAGAAATTCCATATGAAGAATATTTACAAGAAATCGGCGTTTTAAAATAA
- a CDS encoding aspartate kinase, which translates to MVTRSVLKFGGSSVSDFTKIKRIAEMLKERVNQDEQLIVVVSAMGNTTDQLMTNVSTLTKAPKQQELALLLTTGEQQTVSYLSMVLNDIGMNAKAMTGYQAGIKTIGHHLKSKIAQINPQTFEQAFQENDILVVAGFQGINEHQELTTLGRGGSDTTAVALAVSNQIPCEIYTDVDGVYATDPRLLPKAKRLDIVSYEEMMEMSALGAGVLETRSVELAKNYNIPLYLGKTLSNVKGTWIMSNEEILEKKAVTGVALDKHMMHVTISYPLPDNQLLTQLFTELEEGAVNVDMISQIVNLDGLQLSFTIKDSDFHQISMILETLKNQYEALAYKINEHYVKISLIGSGMRDMSGVASKAFLTLIENNIPFYQTTTSEISISYVIDDFNGQQAVEKLYDAFNI; encoded by the coding sequence ATGGTAACAAGAAGTGTGTTGAAATTTGGCGGATCATCCGTCAGTGATTTTACAAAAATAAAAAGGATCGCTGAAATGTTAAAGGAGCGAGTCAATCAAGATGAACAATTAATTGTCGTTGTAAGTGCTATGGGTAACACAACAGATCAATTAATGACGAATGTATCAACCTTGACTAAAGCACCAAAACAACAAGAACTGGCATTATTATTGACAACCGGAGAGCAACAAACTGTATCTTATTTATCAATGGTATTAAATGATATCGGTATGAATGCCAAAGCAATGACTGGCTATCAAGCGGGTATTAAAACCATTGGCCATCATTTAAAAAGTAAAATTGCTCAAATTAATCCTCAAACATTTGAACAAGCCTTTCAAGAAAACGATATTTTAGTAGTTGCTGGATTTCAAGGCATCAATGAACATCAGGAATTAACAACTTTAGGCAGAGGTGGTTCTGATACGACCGCTGTGGCACTTGCTGTTAGTAATCAAATACCTTGTGAAATTTATACCGACGTTGATGGTGTGTATGCCACTGACCCAAGACTTTTACCAAAGGCTAAACGACTAGACATCGTCTCATATGAAGAAATGATGGAAATGAGCGCTTTAGGTGCTGGTGTACTTGAAACAAGAAGTGTTGAATTAGCTAAAAACTATAATATCCCTTTATATTTAGGAAAAACTTTATCGAACGTGAAAGGAACATGGATTATGTCAAATGAAGAAATATTAGAGAAAAAAGCAGTTACTGGTGTGGCTTTGGATAAACATATGATGCATGTAACAATTAGTTATCCCCTACCTGACAATCAGCTACTTACCCAACTATTTACGGAACTTGAAGAAGGTGCTGTAAATGTTGATATGATTTCACAAATCGTCAACTTGGATGGGCTACAACTATCCTTCACGATTAAAGATAGTGATTTTCATCAAATTTCTATGATTCTTGAAACATTAAAGAATCAATATGAAGCATTAGCTTATAAAATCAATGAGCATTATGTCAAAATTTCATTAATTGGCTCAGGCATGCGTGATATGTCAGGTGTGGCATCAAAAGCATTTTTGACATTAATTGAAAATAATATACCTTTCTACCAAACAACAACATCTGAAATAAGTATTTCATACGTCATTGATGATTTTAATGGGCAACAAGCGGTAGAAAAACTATATGACGCATTTAACATTTAA
- a CDS encoding aspartate-semialdehyde dehydrogenase, with product MTKLAVVGATGLVGTKMLETLNRKNIPFDELVLFSSARSAGQEVEFQGKTYTVQELTDARASEHFDYVLMSAGGGTSEHFAPLFEKAGAIVIDNSSQWRMAEDIDLIVPEVNEPTFTRGIIANPNCSTIQSVVPLKVLQDAYGLKRVAYTTYQAVSGSGMKGKKDLAEGVNGKAPEAYPHPIYNNVLPHIDVFLENGYTKEEQKMIDETRKILNAPDLKVTATCARVPVQDSHSVEIDVTLDKETTAEDIKALFDQDDRVVLVDNPENNEYPMAINSTNKDEVFVGRIRRDDSLENTFHVWCTSDNLLKGAALNAVQVLEQVMRLKGAN from the coding sequence ATGACAAAGTTAGCAGTTGTGGGTGCAACAGGATTAGTAGGTACAAAAATGTTGGAGACATTAAATCGTAAAAATATTCCTTTCGATGAATTAGTATTATTTTCATCAGCACGTTCTGCAGGGCAAGAAGTTGAATTTCAAGGAAAAACATATACAGTTCAAGAATTAACTGATGCTCGTGCAAGTGAACATTTCGATTATGTATTAATGAGTGCTGGTGGCGGTACAAGCGAACACTTTGCCCCACTTTTTGAAAAAGCTGGTGCAATCGTTATAGACAATTCAAGTCAATGGCGTATGGCAGAAGATATTGATTTAATCGTTCCGGAAGTCAATGAACCTACATTTACAAGAGGTATCATTGCCAATCCAAACTGCTCTACGATTCAATCTGTTGTACCTCTAAAAGTATTGCAAGATGCTTATGGTTTAAAACGAGTGGCATATACAACATATCAAGCTGTATCAGGTTCAGGGATGAAAGGTAAGAAAGATTTAGCTGAAGGTGTAAATGGTAAAGCACCAGAAGCATATCCACATCCAATTTATAATAATGTGTTACCGCATATTGATGTGTTTTTAGAAAACGGATATACAAAAGAAGAACAAAAAATGATTGATGAGACGAGAAAAATTTTAAATGCGCCAGACTTAAAAGTAACAGCAACATGCGCACGTGTGCCTGTTCAAGATAGTCATAGTGTTGAAATTGATGTAACGCTTGACAAAGAAACAACAGCAGAAGATATTAAAGCGTTATTTGATCAAGATGACCGCGTTGTTTTAGTAGACAATCCAGAGAACAATGAATATCCAATGGCAATCAATTCTACTAATAAAGATGAAGTGTTTGTTGGCCGTATACGTAGAGATGATTCATTAGAAAATACTTTCCATGTATGGTGTACATCAGACAATTTATTAAAAGGTGCTGCATTAAATGCTGTACAAGTATTGGAACAAGTTATGCGTTTAAAAGGAGCGAATTAA